A single window of Colletotrichum higginsianum IMI 349063 chromosome 8, whole genome shotgun sequence DNA harbors:
- a CDS encoding MFS transporter, whose protein sequence is MAANKPLDDGHVSAGVVGGEANSINRVDTANDDADFQKMPKMDKVDEFGAHAKTDPKEIALVKKLDAYIIPILWLMYLFNFLDRNAIINARLNGLEKDLGLVGTQYNTCVSILFVGYICGQIPSNMILSRVRPSWYMAGFCMAWSVVSLLTFKVNSYSGMIACRFFLGITEAPFYPGALYIISMFYTRKEVATRMSLFYTGNMLASSFSGLIAAGIFAGLDGSMGLAGWQWLFIIQGAVSIGVAVAALFLLPDHPLTTRWLTPEQRQLAHNRIYIDTTGRREGTSVWTGLRDACVDWRTWAFCLMYHLHLAANGFQNFLPTVMQTLGYSTTVTLALTCPPYILAAAVGILVSWTSGRYNERTWHITILKSIVIGGFVVAVATLNIAARLVGIVFFVGATFGINNLILGWASSTLGQTDEKKAVSIAMCNTLGSIASIYTPYLWPSSGSPRYLTAWIASIAFSVGVIVIAWWLRISLQRKNKKTREQHPEETNFYVY, encoded by the exons ATGGCCGCCAACAAAcctctcgacgacggccatgtGTCGGCAGGGGTCGTGGGAGGAGAGGCGAACTCGATCAACCGTGTCGACACCGCGAACGACGACGCAGACTTCCAGAAGATGCCCAAGATGGACAAGGTGGACGAGTTCGGAGCACACGCCAAGACGGACCCAAAGGAGATTGCACTCGTgaagaagctcgacgccTACATCATC CCCATCCTGTGGCTCATGTACCTGTTCAACTTTCTGGACAGaaacgccatcatcaacgccaGGCTGAATGGCCTAGAAAAGGACCTCGGCTTGGTCGGAACCCAGTACAACACTTGTGTGTCCATCTTGTTTGTAGG GTATATCTGTGGCCAGATCCCATCCAACATGATTCTCAGCAGGGTGCGGCCGTCCTGGTACATGGCTG GGTTCTGTATGGCCTGGTCGGTGGTCAGTCTCTTGACGTTCAAGGTCAATAGCTACAGCGGAATGATTGCCTGTCGTTTCTTCTTGGGTATCACCGAAGCTCCT TTCTACCCCGGCGCGCTCTACATCATCAGCATGTTCTACACCAGAAAAGAGGTCGCGACGCGGATGTCCCTCTTTTACACGGGGAACATGCTGGCGAGCTCGTTCTCGGGGCTCATCGCAGCAGGCATCTTCGCCGGGCTTGACGGGTCCATGGGCCTCGCGGGCTGGCAGTG GCTGTTCATCATCCAAGGCGCCGTGtccatcggcgtcgccgtcgccgcgctgTTCCTCCTCCCGGACCACCCGCTCACAACACGCTGGCTGACGCCCGAGCAGAGGCAGCTCGCCCACAACCGCATCTACATCGACACCACCGGCCGCCGCGAAGGGACGAGCGTGTGGACAGGCCTGCGCGACGCGTGCGTCGACTGGCGCACCTGGGCCTTCTGCCTCATGTACCACCTCCACCTCGCGGCCAACGGCTTCCAGAACTTCCTCCCGACCGTCATGCAGACCCTGGGCTACAGCACGACCGTCACCCTGGCGCTGACGTGCCCGCCGTACATCCTCGCCGCGGCGGTCGGCATCCTGGTCTCGTGGACGTCCGGCCGCTACAACGAGCGGACGTGGCACATCACCATCCTGAagtccatcgtcatcggcggcttcgtcgtcgccgtggccACGCTCAACATCGCGGCGCGCCTggtcggcatcgtcttcttcgtgGGCGCCACGTTCGGGATCAACAACCTGATCCTCGGCTGGGCCTCCAGCACCCTCGGCCagacggacgagaagaaggccgtctCCATCGCCATGTGCAACACCCTGGGCAGTATCGCCAGCATCTACACGCCGTATCTCTGGCCCAGCTCGGGTTCGCCGCGTTATCTCACGGCGTGGATCGCCAGCATTGCCTTCTCGGTGGGGGTGATTGTGATTGCTTGGTGGTTGCGGATTTCCCTGCAGcggaagaacaagaagacgagagagCAGCACCCAGAGGAAACGAACTTTTATGTGTATTAA
- a CDS encoding Histone H1 — protein sequence MPPKKTEGAAAPATKTKASHGTYQDMITDAIVALKDRNGSSRQSLKKYVKANNQISDTVSDNMFDSLFNKAIRVGVEKGVFEQPKGPSGGTKLAKKAPKPAEKKEKKPAEKKAPAKKEAKEPKEKKAAAPKKAAAKKETKEPKEKKATATKAAAPKKAAAEKKEKKPAAKKAAAEKPAKEDKPAVLSKTKTGRVTKTEKKAPAAKRETKETKEKKAAAPKKAAAAPKKAAPAKAATKKAAAEKKETKAEAPAASA from the exons ATGCCTCCCAAGAAGACCGAGGGCGCTGCCGCTCCCgccaccaagaccaaggccaGCCACGGCACCTACCAG GACATGATCACTGATGCCATTGTTGCT CTCAAGGACCGCAATGGATCTTCCCGTCAGTCCCTGAAGAAGTACGTCAAGGCCAACAACCAGATCAGCGACACTGTGAGCGACAACATGTTCGACTCGCTGTTCAACAAGGCCATTCGCGTCGGTGTTGAGAAGGGCGTCTTTGAGCAGCCCAAGG GCCCCTCTGGTGGCAccaagctggccaagaaggccCCCAAGCctgccgagaagaaggagaagaagcctgctgagaagaaggcccccgcgaagaaggaggccaaggagcctaaggaaaagaaggctgctgctcccaagaaggccgccgcaaagaaggagaccaaggagcccaaggagaagaaggccaccGCTACCAAGGCTGCTGCCCCCAAGAAGGCTGCCGctgagaagaaggagaagaagcccgctgccaagaaggccgctgCT GAGAAGCCCGCCAAGGAGGACAAGCCTGCCGTGCTCAGCAAGACTAAGACTGGTCGCGTCAccaagacggagaagaaggctcccgccgccaagagggagaccaaggagaccaaggagaagaaggccgccgctCCCAAGaaggctgccgctgccccgaagaaggcggcgcccGCAAAGGCGGCgaccaagaaggccgccgctgagaagaaggagaccaAGGCTGAGGCTCCCGCTGCCTCCGCATAA
- a CDS encoding Coagulation factor 5/8 type domain-containing protein, with the protein MKRWINLNRLVLALVLYGPLIWAAADTNIKSIFLFKDVLQSNTTALKTSGFNSLVIFRIGVLADGDLVYYSTGDAGEAVDAPVVTNGTYVGGVALADKIRSFKTGPTNIDRVEVSLVSHDATFQNIRDLVNADGTGPETVLHRNFDALKTEWDLDAFNNDDEGVYDVPSTVAFARLLGVLGYQYSIAPYTNIEFWADVKGRVDADAPGLLDRVYLQVYDGGAGNDPGQWQAALGIPVVPLVWVVNDAKPSQGVTAARARERFEGWSEQYGVAGGGYWNDYDIEKMGSSYVEYAAALTDVFG; encoded by the coding sequence ATGAAGCGCTGGATCAACCTCAATCGCCTAGTGTTGGCGTTGGTCCTTTATGGGCCGCTCATCTGGGCTGCAGCCGACACCAACATCAAGTCTATCTTCCTCTTCAAAGATGTCCTGCAGTCAAACACAACGGCCCTCAAAACATCTGGGTTCAACAGCCTGGTCATCTTCCGGATCGGCGTCCTCGCAGACGGCGACCTGGTCTACTACTCGACCGGGGATGCCGGCGAGGCGGTCGACGCCCCTGTCGTAACAAACGGTACCTACGTCGGCGGTGTGGCGCTGGCCGACAAGATCCGCTCGTTCAAGACCGGCCCGACGAACATCGACAGGGTGGAGGTCTCGCTGGTGTCGCACGACGCGACGTTCCAGAACATCCGCGACCTGGtcaacgccgacggcacGGGGCCCGAAACGGTCCTGCACCGGAATTTTGACGCCCTCAAGACGGAGTGGGACCTCGACGCCttcaacaacgacgacgagggggtCTACGACGTGCCGAGCACCGTCGCCTTCGCGCGGCTGCTCGGCGTGCTGGGATACCAGTACTCCATCGCGCCGTACACCAACATTGAGTTTTGGGCCGACGTCAAGggccgcgtcgacgccgacgcgccGGGCTTGCTCGACCGCGTGTACCTGCAGGTCTACGACGGCGGAGCCGGCAACGACCCGGGGCAATGGCAGGCGGCGCTCGGGATCCCGGTCGTCCCGCTCGTGTGGGTGGTCAACGACGCCAAGCCGTCGCAGGGAgtcacggcggcgcgggcccGGGAGCGGTTTGAGGGCTGGTCGGAGCAGTACGGCGTAGCCGGGGGCGGGTACTGGAACGACTACGACATTGAGAAGATGGGCTCGTCGTACGTGGAGTACGCCGCCGCGCTGACGGACGTTTTCGGATGA
- a CDS encoding Capsule-associated protein produces the protein MMWKPPRSADVGSLTGSAGAATVYTVLAHCLSSERAEIPSELLCWLILPILFRSAHAHAKRHCGDDSKSSKAVLPSNTKQAVEPAPSSASLWIVAIGVVAVSIYKAECKRFITFLPLVSPILLAVQQYALRSEPASDPLLQPTAHSRISAFAFDTIPGTLAAGLLSTLVLSGGDLRASALSIVPVIAMLVVYAALEHGSTTERTGFFPRLEVQRSILPLAFRVFILLAVCLAIDTALFGFRTAHVPTTIALGIAKALSWYFTARAANDASWRIAPAIGTFSIASTRDPFTQPTETRALSNIAVSLLSLASVSHMTPQTSRTRSTLWILALVSLGPYLTNVIAIAAARSAAQSFAGHSHKHPVEILSRAGDAKFENLLKTQSQNYTEAHDEYRRRYGLEPPPGFEAWYEFAAVNESPVIDDFDSIFDAVSPFLALSGEEFGKVMRDVYDAPGSDLWLCSFSNARAETHCEHPYRTFDRHIAASFNSRLQGFNGGPIPDMQFIVNHLDEPRVLVPPTGTRDGGRGDALRNGRFDLKNMSGRPVHLEIVKYCESQELPLSHDEGMTEAISSSNQIYGLPFISHPSSATDLCRQPEKSALHGLVARPQSFRLIEGLVPVLSTGSLSTMGDILFPSPAYLEPEFIYDERHDVEWPEKRNDVYWAGSSTGGLASDERWMNYQRQRFVALAQNLQKPEKQEHVYLRHVDGVVERVKSSFLNSRLYDVAFTRIFQCERRQCRDQKSYFEAKSWADKDEALRSRLVFDLDGNGISGRYYKLLASRSVPLKQTLLREWHDERLVPWVHYVPVSLGMEELPELVTYLTTTEAGQQRAQQIAEQGRDWYSKAFREVDFAVYSSRLMLELARLQDPDRQALGKVTRPTP, from the exons ATGATGTGGAAACCGCCACGTTCAGCAGACGTCGGCTCTCTCACGGGATCGGCCGGCGCAGCTACGGTTTACACGGTCCTGGCCCACTGCCTCTCCTCCGAGCGTGCGGAAATACCGTCCGAGTTGCTCTGCTGGCTCATCTTGCCGATTCTTTTTCGAAGTGCTCACGCCCATGCGAAAAGGCACTGTGGCGATGACTCGAAGTCTTCCAAGGCCGTTCTCCCTAGCAACACCAAACAAGCCGTCGAGCCTGCGCCCTCTTCAGCGTCATTGTGGATTGTTGCGATAGGGGTCGTTGCAGTTTCCATCTACAAGGCCGAGTGCAAAAGGTTTATAACTTTCTTG CCGCTTGTATCCCCGATTCTCTTAGCCGTCCAACAATATGCCCTCCGATCCGAGCCCGCCTCCGACCCTTTGCTCCAGCCGACTGCCCATTCGAGAATATCCGCATTTGCCTTTGATACGATACCAGGGACCCTTGCGGCCGGGCTTCTCTCAACGCTCGTGCTGTCAGGTGGTGACCTCCGGGCCTCTGCGCTGTCAATTGTCCCCGTCATCGCGATGCTGGTCGTCTACGCCGCCCTCGAACACGGCAGCACGACTGAACGGACGGGGTTCTTTCCACGCCTCGAGGTTCAGAGGTCCATCTTGCCACTTGCGTTTCGTGTCTTTATCCTGTTGGCCGTCTGTCTTGCCATCGATACCGCCCTGTTCGGCTTCCGGACAGCTCATGTGCCAACAACCATCGCCTTGGGCATTGCCAAAGCTCTCTCCTGGTACTTCACAGCAAGAGCG GCCAACGATGCGTCCTGGCGGATTGCGCCCGCCATAGGAACATTTAGCATCGCGTCCACTCGCGACCCGTTCACGCAGCCCACAGAGACCCGTGCACTATCAAACATTGCAGTGTCACTATTGTCTCTGGCCTCGGTGTCTCATATGACCCCCCAGACGTCGAGAACAAGATCGACGCTATGGATTCTGGCCCTCGTGTCATTGGGACCGTATCTCACCAacgtcatcgccatcgccgccgcgaggTCCGCAGCGCAGAGCTTTGCCGGCCACAGCCACAAGCATCCCGTCGAGATTCTCAGCCGTGCGGGAGATGCCAAGTTCGAAAACTTGCTGAAAACGCAGTCGCAGAACTACACCGAGGCACACGACGAATACAGGCGGCGGTACGGGCTGGAGCCGCCACCAGGCTTCGAGGCATGGTATGAGTTCGCAGCAGTCAACGAATCCCCCGTTATCGACGACTTCGATTCGATATTCGACGCCGTGTCGCCGTTCCTCGCCTTGAGTGGCGAAGAGTTTGGCAAAGTGATGCGTGATGTTTACGATGCTCCGGGCAGCGACCTATGGTTATGCTCGTTCTCAAACGCACGAGCCGAAACTCACTGCGAGCATCCATACCGCACTTTCGATAGACATATTGCGGCATCTTTTAACAGCAGACTGCAGGGGTTCAACGGGGGCCCTATTCCCGACATGCAGTTCATCGTGAACCATCTTGATGAACCGCGAGTCTTGGTGCCGCCCACGGGAACGAGAGAtggaggaaggggggatgCCTTGCGCAACGGACGATTTGATCTTAAGAACATGTCAGGACGACCAGTTCACCTTGAAATTGTCAAGTACTGCGAATCTCAAGAACTCCCCTTGTCCCATGATGAAGGCATGACCGAAGCCATCAGCTCCAGCAACCAGATCTACGGCCTTCCCTTCATCTCGCACCCGTCATCAGCCACGGACCTGTGCCGACAACCCGAAAAAAGCGCTCTGCACGGTCTCGTTGCACGACCGCAGTCTTTTCGCCTCATCGAGGGGCTAGTGCCGGTGCTCTCTACAGGATCCCTATCAACGATGGGCGACATCCTGTTCCCGAGCCCGGCATACCTGGAGCCTGAGTTCATATACGACGAGAGGCACGACGTGGAGTGGCCCGAGAAGCGCAATGACGTCTACTGGGCGGGCTCCAGcaccggcggcctcgcctcCGACGAGCGCTGGATGAATTACCAACGCCAGAGGTTCGTGGCGCTCGCACAGAACTTGCAAAAGCCCGAGAAGCAGGAGCATGTCTATCTGAGGCATGTCGATGGTGTCGTTGAGCGCGTGAAGTCGTCGTTCCTGAACAGCAGGTTGTACGACGTGGCCTTCACGCGCATATTCCAGTGTGAGAGACGACAATGCAGAGACCAGAAGTCCTACTTCGAGGCCAAGTCCTGGGCCGATAAGGACGAAGCGCTCCGCTCCCGCCTCGTCTTTGACCTggacggcaacggcatcaGCGGGCGATACTACAAgctcttggcctcgaggtcggtgCCCCTGAAACAGACCCTGCTCCGGGAATGGCACGATGAAAGGCTCGTTCCGTGGGTGCATTACGTGCCCGTCAGTCTCGGAATGGAGGAGCTCCCGGAGCTGGTTACGTACCTCACCAcgaccgaggccggccagcaaAGAGCCCAGCAGATTGCGGAGCAGGGGAGGGATTGGTACTCCAAGGCGTTTCGAGAAGTCGACTTTGCGGTTTATTCAAGCAGGCTTATGCTTGAACTGGCGAGGCTACAGGACCCCGACCGACAAGCGCTTGGTAAAGTCACGAGGCCGACACCCTAG
- a CDS encoding POT family protein has protein sequence MAQNHEDTAAELHETLGERLPHKETTDLAGGYIMPANAEKQSVSPGNADSESGPTPDGAEPNDYEKGSLRRIGENLPASAFLIAVVELTERFTYYGAQGLFQNYINNDPNGADGPKGLGMGHQAATGLNLFFQWFCYVTPILGAIIADQYLGKYKTILVFCAFYWVGLVILWTTSLPVAMENGAGKAGYIVAIIVIGLGTGGIKSNIAPLIADQYQRRVMAVKTESSGERVIIDPAITYQRIYMIFYWCINLGSLSLMATPFMEKYKGFWTAYLMCFCVFNIGIATLVLRRKTFVNRPPQGSVITDAFKALGMMIASRNMDAAKPSWRAANGKEKPVPWNDHFVDELKRALRACKVFVFYPIFWVCYGQFSTNFVTQAGQMEGHGMPNDFMQNFDPISILVFTPILEKVVYPLLRKFGIELRPIMRITIGFWLGAICLAYAAIVQHLIYNAGPCYESPGNCPEGMSGGASLPNRVHIAVQTPAYVFIGLSEIFISVTGLEYAYTKAPPNMKSFVQSIYLFTNAFGSAISEALVSVAVDPKFLWMYTGVSCSAFVVGFIFYFLFRHYDDEEDQMYELDRDQPVLNNEGVKQVDNDD, from the exons ATGGCCCAGAACCACGAGGACACGGCCGCCGA GCTCCACGAGACGCTGGGCGAGCGTCTGCCGCACAAGGAGACGACTGATCTTGCGGGAGGTTACATCATGCCTGCCAACGCTGAGAAGCAGTCCGTGTCTCCTGGCAATGCAGACTCGGAGTCGGGTCCGACGCCGGACGGCGCTGAGCCCAACGACTATGAGAAGGGCTCCCTCCGTCGCATCGGAGAGAACCtgcccgcctcggccttcctcattgccgtcgtcgagctcacCGAGCGTTTCACCTACTACGGCGCCCAGGGCCTGTTCCAGAACTACATCAACAATGACCCCAACGGAGCTGATGGCCCCAAGGGTCTCGGAATGGGACACCAAGCAGCAACCGGTCTGAACCTGTTCTTCCAGTGGTTCTGTTATG TCACGCCGATTCTGGGTGCCATTATTGCTGATCAGTACCTGGGGAAGTACAAGACCATCTTGGTCTTCTGCGCCTTCTACTGGGTCGGTTTGGTCATTCTCTGGACCACGTCCCTGCcggtggccatggagaaCGGCGCTGGCAAGGCTGGTTacatcgtcgccatcatcgtgATCGGTCTCGGCACCGGAGGCATCAAGTCCAACATTGCGCCTCTGATCGCCGACCAGTACCAACGCCGAGTCATGGCTGTCAAGACCGAGTCCAGCGGCGAGCGCGTCATCATCGACCCGGCCATCACGTACCAGCGCATCTACATGATCTTTTACTGGTGCATCAACCTTGGGTCTCTGTCCCTGATGGCCACGCCCTTCATGGAGAAGTACAAGGGCTTCTGGACCGCGTACCTCATGTGCTTCTGCGTCTTCAACATCGGCATCGCAACGCTCGTGCTCCGCCGCAAGACTTTTGTCAACCGCCCGCCTCAAGGGTCCGTCATCACCGATGCCTTCAAGGCGCTCGGCATGATGATTGCCTCTCGGAACATggacgccgccaagcccTCGTGGCGCGCGGCcaacggcaaggagaagCCCGTCCCTTGGAACGACcacttcgtcgacgagctcaagcGTGCTCTCAGGGCCTGCAAAGTCTTTGTGTTCT ACCCCATCTTCTGGGTTTGCTACGGTCAGTTCTCGACCAACTTTGTCACCCAGGCCGGGCAGATGGAGGGACACGGCATGCCCAACGACTTCATGCAGAACTTCGACCCCATCTCAATCCTGGTCTTCACGCCCATCCTCGAAAAGGTCGTCTACCCGCTCCTGCGCAAGTTCGGCATCGAGCTCCGGCCCATCATGCGCATCACCATCGGCTTCTGGCTCGGCGCCATCTGCCTCGCCTATGCCGCCATCGTCCAGCACCTCATCTACAACGCCGGCCCTTGCTACGAGTCCCCCGGCAACTGCCCCGAGGGCATGAGCGGGGGCGCCTCGCTCCCCAACCGAGTTCACATCGCCGTCCAGACGCCAGCGTACGTCTTCATTGGCCTGTCCGAGATCTTCATCTCCGTCACTGGTCTCGAGTACGCGTACACCAAGGCCCCTCCCAACATGAAGTCGTTCGTCCAGAGCATCTACCTCTTCACCAACGCCTTCGGCTCCGCCATCTCTGAGGCTCTGGTCTCGGTCGCCGTTGACCCCAAGTTCCTGTGGATGTACACCGGCGTGTCTTGCTCAGCATTCGTGGTCGGCTTCATCTTCTACTTCCTCTTCCGTcactacgacgacgaggaggaccagATGTATGAGCTGGACCGTGATCAGCCTGTTCTCAACAACGAGGGCGTTAAGCAGGTTGATAACGACGACTAA